One Miscanthus floridulus cultivar M001 chromosome 11, ASM1932011v1, whole genome shotgun sequence DNA window includes the following coding sequences:
- the LOC136493451 gene encoding vegetative cell wall protein gp1-like yields the protein MAMALLPLLLSLLVVSCAAQSPASSPSASKAPPVSASAPQASVAPPTTAVSAPQASVQPPTTVAASAPQASATAPTTAALAPQASAAPPTTAASAPQVSAAAPQASAAPPTAAAASPSQASAAPPTTASSPQLAATLPPVASPALAAMTPVSATPPATLPPATQPPVASPTVAVAAPAPTIPAPVASPPLAMPPAALPPATLPPAIAPTPLLAAPVLPPTAPPAPAPVSPAPSVAPTPSPTEAPTPSPTEAPTPSPTLAPELAPTLAPFSSVSVSPSLAPGPALAPEEESAAPSSRTGVVAAALVSSLVAAGLVVLF from the coding sequence ATGGCAATGGCTCTACTCCCGCTGCTGCTCTCGCTCCTCGTCGTCTCCTGCGCCGCGCAGTCGCCGGCCTCGTCGCCGTCCGCGTCCAAGGCTCCTCCGGTTAGCGCCTCGGCGCCGCAGGCCTCTGTAGCGCCACCGACAACGGCGGTCTCGGCGCCGCAAGCCTCTGTACAGCCGCCAACAACAGTTGCCGCGTCGGCGCCCCAGGCCTCTGCCACGGCACCGACAACAGCAGCCTTGGCGCCACAGGCCTCTGCTGCGCCACCAACTACAGCAGCCTCCGCGCCGCAGGTTTCTGCCGCGGCGCCACAGGCCTCCGCCGCACCtcctaccgccgccgccgcctctccgTCACAAGCCTCTGCCGCGCCGCCAACCACAGCCTCCTCTCCGCAGCTCGCTGCCACGTTGCCTCCGGTTGCCTCCCCAGCACTAGCTGCGATGACACCTGTCTCTGCTACCCCTCCAGCCACGCTACCCCCGGCAACACAGCCTCCCGTCGCGTCGCctaccgtcgccgtcgccgcgccAGCCCCGACGATTCCGGCTCCAGTCGCCTCCCCGCCCCTGGCAATGCCACCAGCGGCGCTTCCTCCGGCCACGCTCCCTCCAGCAATTGCTCCGACGCCACTTCTCGCTGCCCCGGTCCTGCCTCCCACCGCGCCACCTGCGCCGGCCCCCGTGTCTCCGGCTCCAAGCGTCGCCCCGACCCCGTCGCCGACAGAAGCCCCCACCCCGTCGCCCACAGAGGCACCGACCCCGTCGCCCACGCTGGCGCCGGAGCTGGCGCCTACACTCGCGCCGTTCAGCTCGGTGTCCGTGAGCCCGTCGCTGGCGCCGGGCCCCGCGCTCGCTCCGGAGGAGGAGTCGGCGGCGCCGAGCTCGCGCACCGGCGTCGTCGCCGCCGCTCTGGTGTCGTCCTTGGTGGCCGCCGGGCTCGTCGTCTTGTTTTAA